A stretch of the Actinomyces faecalis genome encodes the following:
- a CDS encoding NADH-quinone oxidoreductase subunit J, whose product MATLTALLPATLTETGAVSTGETILFAVVALVTVVCGVGLLTAKRAVSAAVNMIAIMIALAVLYVANEAPFLGITQIVVYTGAVMTLVLFVVMLVGVGGDEPVGSAGSPTTKWVIALFGLGLAVLVGSAVWRSRLPDAVGLEQGQAAAPSDLATELFGQHVVAMELTGLLLIVAATGALTLTHRQRVRAKVTQRTTVEAKMRAYTEHGTHPGQKPMSGVYASTNTAAAPAVSASGETVEESVPRVLRARGQGLELAEVSPEYAAAQRAGRVRSREDADVALSGMPSMPGAAAPVVAQPVAAAALTAAGEKDGAAPAEEKEEEK is encoded by the coding sequence ATGGCTACCCTGACCGCTCTCCTTCCTGCGACCCTGACCGAGACTGGTGCCGTGTCGACCGGCGAGACGATCCTGTTCGCCGTCGTCGCCCTGGTCACGGTGGTCTGCGGCGTCGGCCTGCTGACCGCCAAGCGTGCGGTCAGCGCCGCGGTCAACATGATCGCGATCATGATCGCCCTGGCGGTGCTCTACGTCGCCAACGAGGCGCCCTTCCTCGGTATCACGCAGATCGTCGTCTACACCGGTGCGGTGATGACCCTCGTGCTCTTCGTGGTCATGCTGGTCGGCGTCGGCGGTGACGAGCCCGTCGGCTCAGCCGGCTCTCCGACCACGAAGTGGGTCATCGCGCTGTTCGGCCTGGGCCTGGCCGTGCTGGTGGGCAGCGCCGTGTGGCGCTCCAGGCTGCCTGACGCCGTCGGCCTGGAGCAGGGGCAGGCGGCCGCGCCCTCTGACCTGGCCACCGAGCTCTTCGGCCAGCACGTGGTCGCCATGGAGCTGACCGGGCTGCTGCTCATCGTGGCAGCCACGGGTGCCCTGACCCTGACCCACCGTCAGCGCGTCCGCGCCAAGGTCACCCAGCGCACCACGGTCGAGGCCAAGATGCGGGCCTACACCGAGCACGGCACCCACCCGGGCCAGAAGCCCATGAGCGGTGTCTACGCCTCGACCAACACCGCAGCCGCACCGGCGGTCTCTGCCTCGGGCGAGACCGTCGAGGAGTCCGTGCCGCGTGTGCTGCGTGCCCGGGGCCAGGGCCTGGAGCTGGCTGAGGTGTCGCCTGAGTACGCCGCGGCTCAGCGCGCAGGACGCGTGCGCAGCCGGGAGGACGCCGACGTCGCCCTGTCCGGTATGCCCTCGATGCCGGGAGCCGCCGCACCGGTCGTCGCTCAGCCTGTCGCCGCTGCCGCGCTGACGGCGGCGGGCGAGAAGGACGGGGCTGCCCCCGCCGAGGAGAAGGAGGAGGAGAAGTGA
- the nuoK gene encoding NADH-quinone oxidoreductase subunit NuoK: MTLPVTAYVILAGVLFTLGALTVLLRRNALIELMGVELMLNAVNLVLVAFARVHGNLTGQVFAFFVMVVAAAEVVVGLSIVVSIFRTRRSTSVDDVNLLKN; the protein is encoded by the coding sequence GTGACCCTCCCTGTCACTGCCTACGTCATCCTGGCCGGGGTGCTGTTCACCCTTGGCGCCCTGACGGTGCTGCTTCGGCGCAACGCCCTCATTGAGCTGATGGGCGTTGAGCTCATGCTCAACGCCGTCAACCTGGTCCTCGTGGCCTTTGCCCGCGTGCACGGCAACCTCACCGGTCAGGTCTTCGCCTTCTTCGTCATGGTGGTCGCTGCCGCCGAGGTCGTGGTGGGACTGAGCATCGTCGTGTCCATCTTCCGCACCCGCAGGTCCACGTCGGTCGACGACGTCAACCTGCTCAAGAACTGA
- a CDS encoding NADH-quinone oxidoreductase subunit G: MTDTHVDMVNITIDGVPVEVAKGTLLIRAAEKIGVRIPRFCDHPLLAPSANCRQCLVEVAMPGRDGVVRPMPKPQPSCAMTAMEGMEISTQATSPVAAKAQAGTMELLLINHPLDCPVCDKGGECPLQNQALELMSSGAQATSRFTDVKRTFPKPLRLTSNILLDRDRCILCQRCVRFADQIAGDPFIALQGRGAGHVDGEVTGGLYGEQIGRFDSTVLDFFDPEGLAGVSTQSIRGEAYLTPEADLAGPSGEPGVVDGAVYGPGREDLDVSGRPFASYFSGNIIQICPVGALTSARYRFRSRPMDLVSTDSVTEHDASGSALRVDMRRGVVLRRMAGNDPQVNEEWITDKDRFGFAWSSQPDRLTMPLVRDEESGELVPTSWSEALDVAARGLEAAKADGGVGFLPGGRLTLEDAWAWSRFARTVACTNDIDQRVRPHSKEEDSFLAARVAGTGLGAVTYSSLETAGQVLLVALEPEDECGSLFLRLRKGVRGSGLKVATVTTVASRSVRKMAAELVLTAPGQEARAVATLSQTHPELVEALKSDGATILVGERAAAVPGLLSVVDTLATATGARLAWVPRRAGERGGIEAGLLPGLLPGGFPVADAEARQQVQDAWGVSTTGLYAHPALPAEPGRDATEILTALTDGELGGLVVGGVDLRDFPDPGLARAALTASGFTVQLEVRRSEVSEHADVVLPVAPAVEKNGTFVNWEGRVRPFGQAYVSRARTDRQVLSALAKELGEDLGVDSLETLHSELAGLGLYAGTRGEVTFVPADAPQGEDAEAQADGLSTVSGLDAVLATHKPMLDAGRLQDGEPFLAATALRPVARVGEDLAQRLGLVGGELLTVATVTGEITLPAVVGGVAAGTVWLPECSAGSTVRQTLGAGHGDAVTLSLAPVTSSHSEVVR; the protein is encoded by the coding sequence ATGACTGACACCCACGTGGACATGGTCAACATCACGATCGACGGCGTCCCCGTCGAGGTCGCCAAGGGCACGCTCCTCATCCGCGCCGCGGAGAAGATCGGCGTGCGGATCCCGCGCTTCTGCGACCACCCGCTGCTGGCGCCGTCGGCCAACTGCCGCCAGTGCCTGGTGGAGGTCGCTATGCCAGGGCGTGACGGCGTCGTGCGCCCGATGCCCAAGCCTCAGCCCTCCTGCGCCATGACCGCTATGGAGGGTATGGAGATCTCCACCCAGGCCACGAGCCCGGTGGCCGCCAAGGCCCAGGCCGGCACCATGGAGCTCCTGCTCATCAACCACCCGCTGGACTGCCCGGTGTGTGACAAGGGTGGTGAGTGCCCGCTCCAGAACCAGGCGCTTGAGCTCATGTCCTCCGGCGCGCAGGCCACCAGCCGGTTCACGGACGTCAAGCGCACCTTCCCTAAGCCGCTGCGACTGACCAGCAACATCCTGCTGGACCGCGACCGCTGCATCCTGTGCCAGCGCTGCGTGCGCTTCGCTGACCAGATCGCGGGTGACCCCTTCATCGCCCTGCAGGGCCGCGGTGCTGGCCACGTCGATGGGGAGGTCACCGGCGGGCTGTACGGCGAGCAGATCGGTCGCTTCGACTCCACCGTGCTCGACTTCTTCGACCCAGAGGGTCTGGCGGGCGTGTCCACCCAGTCCATCCGGGGAGAGGCCTACCTGACCCCTGAGGCTGACCTGGCTGGCCCCTCGGGTGAGCCCGGTGTCGTCGACGGGGCCGTCTACGGGCCGGGTCGTGAGGACCTGGACGTCTCAGGACGTCCCTTCGCCTCCTACTTCTCGGGCAACATCATCCAGATCTGCCCGGTGGGTGCGCTCACCAGCGCGCGCTACCGCTTCCGCTCCCGCCCGATGGACCTGGTCTCTACCGACTCGGTCACCGAGCATGACGCCTCCGGCTCCGCGCTGCGCGTGGACATGCGCCGCGGTGTGGTGCTGCGCCGCATGGCCGGCAACGACCCGCAGGTCAACGAGGAGTGGATCACGGACAAGGACCGCTTCGGCTTCGCCTGGTCCTCCCAGCCTGACCGCCTCACCATGCCGCTCGTGCGCGACGAGGAGTCCGGCGAGCTGGTTCCTACCAGCTGGTCTGAGGCTCTTGACGTCGCTGCGCGCGGTCTGGAGGCTGCCAAGGCCGACGGCGGGGTCGGCTTCCTGCCCGGCGGGCGCCTGACGCTGGAAGACGCCTGGGCGTGGTCCCGCTTCGCCCGGACCGTGGCCTGCACCAACGACATCGACCAGCGCGTGCGTCCTCACTCCAAGGAGGAGGACTCCTTCCTGGCCGCCCGCGTGGCCGGTACCGGGCTCGGCGCGGTGACCTACTCCAGCCTGGAGACGGCTGGGCAGGTCCTGCTCGTGGCCCTGGAGCCTGAGGACGAGTGCGGCTCGCTGTTCCTGCGCCTGCGCAAGGGTGTGCGCGGAAGCGGGCTCAAGGTCGCTACCGTCACGACGGTGGCCTCGCGCTCCGTGCGCAAGATGGCTGCCGAGCTGGTCCTGACCGCACCCGGTCAGGAGGCCCGCGCGGTCGCCACGCTCAGCCAGACCCATCCCGAGCTCGTCGAGGCGCTCAAGAGCGACGGCGCCACGATCCTCGTGGGCGAGCGCGCCGCGGCTGTGCCCGGCCTGCTCTCCGTCGTCGACACCCTGGCCACGGCTACGGGTGCCCGGCTGGCCTGGGTGCCGCGTCGCGCCGGCGAGCGCGGCGGCATCGAGGCCGGTCTGCTGCCAGGTCTGCTCCCCGGCGGCTTCCCGGTGGCCGACGCCGAGGCCCGCCAGCAGGTGCAGGACGCCTGGGGCGTGTCCACTACCGGTCTGTACGCGCACCCGGCCCTGCCGGCGGAGCCCGGCCGTGACGCCACTGAGATCCTGACGGCTCTGACCGACGGCGAGCTCGGCGGCCTGGTGGTCGGCGGCGTCGACCTGCGTGACTTCCCGGACCCCGGTCTGGCACGCGCCGCCCTGACGGCCTCGGGCTTCACCGTCCAGCTGGAGGTGCGCCGCAGCGAGGTCAGCGAGCACGCGGACGTCGTCCTCCCGGTCGCTCCGGCCGTGGAGAAGAACGGCACCTTCGTCAACTGGGAGGGACGTGTGCGTCCCTTCGGCCAGGCCTACGTCTCCCGCGCCCGTACCGATCGCCAGGTGCTGTCGGCCCTGGCCAAGGAGCTGGGGGAGGACCTGGGCGTGGACAGCCTGGAGACGCTCCACAGCGAGCTGGCTGGTCTGGGGCTGTACGCGGGCACGCGCGGTGAGGTCACCTTCGTTCCCGCTGACGCGCCCCAGGGTGAGGACGCCGAGGCCCAGGCTGACGGCCTGTCCACGGTCTCCGGCCTGGACGCGGTGCTGGCCACCCACAAGCCGATGCTTGACGCCGGTCGTCTCCAGGACGGTGAGCCCTTCCTGGCCGCGACCGCGCTGCGGCCGGTGGCGCGCGTGGGTGAGGACCTTGCCCAGCGCCTGGGCCTGGTCGGTGGCGAGCTGCTGACCGTGGCCACGGTGACCGGCGAGATCACCCTGCCCGCCGTCGTCGGGGGCGTGGCAGCCGGCACGGTATGGCTGCCCGAGTGCTCGGCAGGCTCGACCGTGCGTCAGACCCTGGGCGCAGGCCACGGCGACGCCGTCACGCTCTCTCTTGCCCCAGTTACCTCAAGCCACTCGGAGGTGGTCCGGTGA
- the nuoF gene encoding NADH-quinone oxidoreductase subunit NuoF, which yields MWDKERSWTLEAYRANGGYEGLAKAKTMSAEDLVNFVKASNLRGRGGAGFPTGLKWSFLPAPDGGPRYLVVNADESEPGTCKDIPTIMANPQALIEGIAITCRAIGGDHAFVYLRGEVTHVYRRLLHAVHEATDSGLLDTGFGLDGNQPLRITAHAGAGAYICGEETALLDSLEGRRGHPRLKPPFPAVAGLYARPTVVNNVETIASVPGILAHGAEWYNAMGTERSKGHGIFSVSGHVRNPGQFEAPFGITMRQLIEMAGGIREGHELKFWVPGGSSVPIFGPEELDVPLDYESVGAAGSMLGTRALQVFDETVSVVRVVTRWTEFYQHESCGKCTPCREGTYWMRQIMLRLEAGQGLPGDVEKLEDIAGNIAGRSFCALGDAAATPVRSGIARFRSEFEAGYTTAANVLFPYAASSIVESAR from the coding sequence ATGTGGGACAAGGAGCGCTCGTGGACCCTGGAGGCCTACCGCGCCAACGGCGGCTACGAGGGACTGGCCAAGGCCAAGACCATGAGTGCCGAGGACCTGGTCAATTTCGTCAAGGCCTCCAACCTGCGTGGACGCGGAGGCGCAGGCTTCCCCACAGGCCTGAAGTGGTCCTTCCTTCCCGCTCCTGACGGGGGCCCGCGCTACCTCGTGGTCAACGCCGACGAGTCCGAGCCAGGCACCTGCAAGGACATCCCCACCATCATGGCCAACCCGCAGGCGCTGATCGAGGGCATCGCCATCACCTGCCGCGCCATCGGCGGGGACCACGCCTTCGTCTACCTGCGCGGCGAGGTCACCCACGTCTACCGTCGCCTCCTGCACGCCGTGCACGAGGCCACCGACTCCGGCCTGCTGGACACCGGCTTCGGCCTGGACGGCAACCAGCCGCTGCGCATCACCGCCCACGCCGGCGCCGGAGCCTACATCTGCGGTGAGGAGACGGCGCTGCTGGACTCCCTGGAGGGACGCCGTGGGCACCCGCGCCTCAAGCCCCCCTTCCCGGCCGTCGCAGGCCTCTACGCCCGCCCCACCGTGGTCAACAACGTCGAGACCATCGCCTCGGTCCCCGGCATCCTGGCTCACGGCGCCGAGTGGTACAACGCCATGGGGACCGAGCGCTCCAAGGGGCACGGCATCTTCTCGGTGTCCGGGCACGTGAGGAACCCGGGGCAGTTCGAGGCTCCCTTCGGGATCACCATGCGCCAGCTCATCGAGATGGCCGGTGGTATCCGGGAGGGTCACGAGCTGAAGTTCTGGGTCCCCGGCGGCTCGTCCGTGCCGATCTTCGGTCCTGAGGAGCTGGACGTCCCGCTGGACTACGAGTCGGTGGGCGCTGCGGGCTCGATGCTCGGTACCCGTGCTCTCCAGGTCTTCGACGAGACCGTCTCGGTGGTGCGTGTGGTCACGCGATGGACCGAGTTCTACCAGCACGAGTCCTGCGGCAAGTGCACCCCCTGCCGCGAGGGCACCTACTGGATGCGGCAGATCATGCTGCGTCTGGAGGCCGGTCAGGGCCTGCCTGGCGACGTCGAGAAGCTTGAGGACATCGCAGGCAACATCGCTGGCCGGTCCTTCTGCGCCCTCGGTGACGCCGCTGCCACGCCGGTGCGCTCTGGCATCGCCCGTTTCCGCTCTGAGTTCGAGGCCGGCTACACCACTGCCGCCAACGTGCTCTTCCCCTACGCGGCCTCCTCCATCGTTGAAAGCGCACGGTGA
- the nuoH gene encoding NADH-quinone oxidoreductase subunit NuoH gives MNTATVLSSGLATALPTAGGVTADFSEETWWLSVIKAVFIMVFLIVSVILAIWAERKVLGRIQTRPGPNVNGPFGLPQLIADAVKLIMKEDFWLSGAEKLIYLLAPFITAFSSFMIYAVIPFGPEVSIFGHHTPLQLTDFPVAVLYVLAITGFGVYGLILGGWSSHSTYPLLGAVRSAAQVISYELSMSLSILTVFLASGTMSTSGIVSAQERLWWGLAMIPSFVIYVISMVGEVNRLPFDLPEAEGELVAGHMVEYSSMKFAWYYLGEYINMFNVSAVCVTLFLGGWRSFLLASVWDGFNTGWWPMLWFIAKVWCVMLFMIVTRGTLVRIRYDHFMQLGWKVLIPTSLAWFVLVAVVQGYRAFTDVSSQGLLLVLAVVFLVAMLILFLLPSKSEDETEGAPTARDDVVAPGEETDAFAGGFPVPPLPGQSLPLSPRARRAPAQPVLAGAATSTPSAVTTVQEGTDD, from the coding sequence GTGAACACCGCGACTGTGCTGTCCTCGGGCCTTGCCACGGCTCTGCCCACGGCGGGAGGTGTGACTGCGGACTTCTCGGAGGAGACCTGGTGGCTGTCTGTCATCAAGGCCGTGTTCATCATGGTCTTCCTCATCGTCAGCGTCATCCTCGCGATCTGGGCCGAGCGCAAGGTCCTCGGACGCATCCAGACCCGTCCCGGCCCCAACGTCAATGGTCCCTTCGGCCTTCCTCAGCTCATCGCTGACGCCGTCAAGCTGATCATGAAGGAGGACTTCTGGCTCTCGGGAGCAGAGAAGCTCATCTACCTGCTGGCCCCCTTCATCACGGCCTTCAGCTCCTTCATGATCTACGCGGTCATCCCCTTCGGCCCTGAGGTGTCGATCTTCGGCCACCACACGCCGTTGCAGCTGACCGACTTCCCCGTCGCCGTCCTCTACGTGCTGGCGATCACCGGCTTCGGTGTCTACGGCCTGATCCTCGGAGGCTGGTCCTCCCACTCCACCTACCCGCTGCTGGGTGCGGTGCGAAGTGCTGCTCAGGTCATCTCCTACGAGCTGAGCATGAGCCTGTCGATCCTCACGGTCTTCCTGGCCTCCGGGACGATGTCCACCTCCGGGATCGTCTCCGCCCAGGAGCGGCTGTGGTGGGGCCTGGCCATGATTCCCAGCTTCGTCATCTACGTGATCTCGATGGTGGGTGAGGTCAACCGACTGCCCTTCGACCTGCCCGAGGCCGAGGGTGAGCTCGTCGCCGGCCACATGGTCGAGTACTCCTCGATGAAGTTCGCCTGGTACTACCTGGGCGAGTACATCAACATGTTCAACGTCTCCGCCGTGTGCGTGACCCTGTTCCTCGGCGGCTGGCGCTCCTTCCTGCTCGCGAGCGTCTGGGACGGCTTCAACACCGGGTGGTGGCCGATGCTGTGGTTCATCGCCAAGGTGTGGTGCGTCATGCTCTTCATGATCGTCACCCGAGGCACCCTGGTGCGTATCCGTTACGACCACTTCATGCAGCTTGGTTGGAAGGTCCTGATCCCCACCTCGCTGGCCTGGTTCGTCCTGGTGGCTGTGGTCCAGGGCTACCGAGCCTTCACGGACGTCTCCTCCCAGGGCCTGCTGCTGGTCCTGGCAGTGGTCTTCCTGGTGGCGATGCTCATCCTCTTCCTCCTGCCTTCCAAGAGCGAGGACGAGACCGAGGGTGCGCCCACGGCGCGCGACGACGTCGTCGCGCCGGGGGAGGAGACGGACGCCTTCGCAGGTGGGTTCCCCGTCCCGCCGCTGCCGGGCCAGTCCCTGCCCCTGTCCCCACGCGCCCGCAGGGCACCGGCGCAGCCGGTGCTGGCCGGGGCCGCGACGTCCACCCCCAGCGCTGTGACGACTGTCCAGGAGGGAACTGATGACTGA
- the nuoI gene encoding NADH-quinone oxidoreductase subunit NuoI: MTDQTSHAPSPRGESKHDQWLADAPSMLGRVFAPVAGYGVTISSIFRPTVTEQYPFVRPVLMPRYHGRHQLNRYDDGLERCIGCELCAWACPADAIYVEAASNAPGAQYSPGERYGRVYQINYLRCIFCGMCIEACPTRALTMTHEIDELVGPSRGGLIYEKQDLLAPVPEGALDAPHPMVEGTEDGDYYRGAVTGATQAQVDWVRAHRPEDPTLATVKTVAAPDLAKEAVH; this comes from the coding sequence ATGACTGACCAGACCTCACACGCCCCGAGCCCGAGGGGAGAGAGCAAGCACGACCAGTGGCTTGCGGACGCCCCCTCGATGCTGGGACGGGTCTTCGCGCCGGTGGCCGGCTACGGAGTGACGATCTCCTCGATCTTCCGGCCGACGGTGACCGAGCAGTACCCCTTTGTCCGTCCGGTGCTCATGCCCCGCTACCACGGGCGTCACCAGCTCAACCGCTACGACGACGGCCTGGAGAGGTGCATCGGCTGCGAGCTGTGCGCCTGGGCCTGTCCGGCGGACGCCATCTACGTCGAGGCGGCCTCCAACGCCCCCGGCGCTCAGTACTCGCCTGGCGAGCGCTACGGCCGCGTCTACCAGATCAACTACCTGCGCTGCATCTTCTGCGGCATGTGCATCGAGGCGTGTCCGACCCGAGCCCTGACCATGACCCACGAGATCGACGAGCTCGTCGGTCCCAGCCGCGGTGGCCTCATCTACGAGAAGCAGGACCTGCTGGCCCCCGTGCCCGAGGGGGCCCTGGACGCTCCGCACCCCATGGTCGAGGGCACCGAGGACGGTGACTACTACCGTGGCGCCGTCACCGGTGCCACCCAGGCACAGGTCGACTGGGTCCGTGCCCACCGTCCTGAGGACCCCACGCTCGCCACCGTCAAGACGGTGGCGGCACCTGACCTTGCGAAGGAGGCCGTCCACTGA